One Bacteroidota bacterium genomic window carries:
- a CDS encoding valine--tRNA ligase, with protein sequence MEISKTYDPKAAEDHWYNWWMEKGFFRSVPDDREPYTIVIPPPNVTGVLHMGHMLNNTIQDVLVRRARMLGKNALWVPGTDHASIATEAKVVALLKEKGISKKDLSREDFLKYAWEWKKKYGGIILEQLKKLGASCDWERTRFTMEEELSEAVTDVFIDLYKKGYIYRGTRMVNWDCAALTAVSDEEVIMKEAMSKLFYVKYQIEDSNEFMTIATTRPETILGDTAVCVHPDDERYKNLKGKKVIVPLVNRAVNIIFDEYVDKEFGTGALKVTPAHDKNDYELGKKHKLESIDVLNPDGTMSKAAQLYIGADRFACRKKIIKDLEEKGHLVKVEEIKNNIGYSERTNAVIEPRLSMQWYVSMKEISKPALENVVNANIKLIPEKFINTYKYWMEGVHDWCISRQLWWGQRIPAWYDSDGNFVVAKTKEEAIAQFKIKNSKLKIEDLIQDEDVVDTWFSSWLWPISVFDPKVFANGKQNANADLKYYYPTNDLVTAPEILFFWVARMIIAGYEYMGDKPFSNVYLTGIVRDKQGRKMSKSLGNSPDPLDLIDKFGADGVRVGMLLCSPAGNDLPFDESLCEQGRNFANKIWNAFRLLSGFTVDKNIPQPDSSKIAVEWFNAKFNSSLAEINDHYSKFRLSDALMSTYKLIWDDFCAWYLEMIKPDFVDARPPARAGTDGDAPGGRGKANPIDQKTFDATTLIFEKLMKVLHPFMPFITEELYHHLAERKATDAIIVAPWPKEEKSDTDIIAKVEVLKEIVGTIRNLRQQRNISPKEKLDVFEMSKVERSTPCRLDPIVIKLSNLNSYKYTTEKITGAYGFMVSTVELFIPIQIDAEEEKKRLAKELEYNKGFLVSVQKKLANEKFVSNAKPELIEMEKKKQADAESKIRAIEQQLANL encoded by the coding sequence ATGGAGATCTCCAAAACATACGACCCGAAAGCCGCCGAAGACCACTGGTACAACTGGTGGATGGAGAAGGGATTTTTCCGATCCGTTCCTGATGATCGCGAACCTTACACCATTGTGATTCCTCCTCCCAATGTGACCGGTGTATTGCACATGGGCCACATGCTCAACAATACGATCCAGGATGTGCTCGTGCGTCGCGCGCGCATGCTCGGAAAAAATGCACTCTGGGTTCCCGGCACCGACCATGCTTCCATTGCTACCGAAGCGAAAGTTGTTGCATTGCTGAAAGAAAAAGGCATTTCTAAAAAAGATCTTTCACGCGAGGATTTTCTGAAGTATGCGTGGGAATGGAAAAAAAAATACGGCGGAATAATTCTCGAGCAACTGAAAAAACTCGGCGCTTCCTGCGATTGGGAACGCACGCGTTTCACTATGGAAGAAGAACTGAGTGAAGCCGTGACCGATGTTTTCATTGATCTCTATAAAAAAGGATACATCTACCGCGGCACAAGAATGGTGAACTGGGATTGTGCCGCACTCACCGCGGTTTCCGATGAAGAGGTGATCATGAAGGAAGCAATGTCGAAACTTTTTTATGTGAAATACCAAATAGAGGATTCCAATGAATTTATGACGATCGCAACTACGCGGCCGGAAACTATTCTCGGCGATACGGCTGTTTGTGTTCACCCGGATGATGAGCGTTACAAAAATTTAAAAGGGAAAAAAGTAATTGTCCCATTGGTGAATCGTGCGGTCAACATTATTTTTGATGAATACGTTGACAAAGAATTCGGAACGGGCGCTCTTAAAGTTACTCCCGCGCACGACAAGAATGATTATGAACTTGGTAAAAAACACAAACTCGAATCGATCGATGTTCTGAATCCTGACGGGACGATGAGTAAAGCGGCGCAATTGTACATTGGCGCCGATCGTTTCGCTTGCAGGAAAAAAATTATAAAAGATCTTGAGGAGAAGGGGCATCTTGTAAAAGTTGAGGAAATCAAAAACAATATTGGTTATTCCGAAAGAACGAATGCGGTGATCGAACCGCGCCTTTCCATGCAGTGGTATGTGTCGATGAAAGAAATTTCAAAACCGGCATTGGAGAATGTGGTGAATGCGAATATTAAACTCATCCCGGAAAAATTCATCAACACTTACAAATACTGGATGGAAGGTGTGCATGACTGGTGCATCTCGAGACAATTATGGTGGGGACAAAGAATTCCTGCATGGTATGACTCTGATGGGAATTTCGTCGTCGCAAAAACAAAAGAAGAAGCCATCGCGCAATTCAAAATTAAAAATTCAAAATTAAAAATTGAAGATCTCATCCAAGACGAAGATGTAGTTGACACCTGGTTCTCTTCATGGCTCTGGCCAATTTCTGTTTTCGATCCGAAAGTTTTTGCGAACGGAAAACAAAATGCAAATGCTGATCTGAAATATTATTACCCGACGAATGATCTTGTTACTGCTCCTGAAATTTTATTTTTCTGGGTGGCGCGCATGATCATTGCCGGTTATGAATACATGGGCGACAAACCTTTTTCGAATGTTTATCTCACCGGAATTGTCCGCGACAAGCAGGGAAGAAAAATGTCGAAGTCGCTGGGGAATTCTCCCGATCCGCTCGATCTCATTGATAAATTCGGTGCCGATGGTGTGCGCGTGGGCATGCTCCTGTGCTCGCCCGCAGGAAATGATCTTCCGTTCGATGAATCGCTTTGCGAACAGGGAAGAAATTTTGCGAACAAGATCTGGAATGCGTTTCGTTTGCTGAGCGGATTTACCGTTGATAAAAATATTCCGCAACCAGATTCTTCGAAGATCGCCGTGGAATGGTTCAATGCTAAATTCAATTCTTCACTTGCAGAGATCAACGATCATTATTCTAAATTCCGTTTGTCGGATGCACTCATGTCAACTTACAAACTGATCTGGGATGATTTCTGCGCGTGGTATCTCGAAATGATCAAGCCGGATTTCGTGGATGCCCGCCCGCCCGCCCGTGCCGGTACGGACGGGGATGCCCCAGGCGGACGGGGAAAAGCAAATCCAATTGATCAGAAAACATTTGATGCAACAACACTCATCTTCGAAAAGTTGATGAAAGTTTTGCATCCATTCATGCCATTTATTACCGAAGAGTTGTATCATCATCTCGCAGAAAGAAAAGCAACTGACGCGATCATTGTTGCGCCGTGGCCGAAGGAAGAAAAATCTGATACAGACATTATCGCCAAAGTTGAAGTGCTGAAAGAAATTGTTGGCACTATCCGTAATCTTCGTCAGCAAAGAAATATTTCTCCGAAAGAAAAGCTTGATGTTTTTGAAATGAGTAAAGTGGAGCGCTCAACTCCTTGCCGTCTTGACCCGATTGTGATCAAACTTTCAAATCTTAACTCGTACAAGTACACTACGGAGAAAATTACAGGAGCTTACGGTTTCATGGTAAGTACTGTTGAATTGTTTATACCTATTCAAATCGACGCCGAAGAAGAGAAGAAACGTCTTGCGAAAGAACTCGAATACAATAAAGGATTCCTCGTTTCCGTTCAGAAAAAACTGGCGAATGAGAAATTCGTTTCAAATGCAAAACCCGAATTGATCGAAATGGAAAAAAAGAAACAGGCGGATGCGGAGAGTAAGATCAGGGCGATTGAACAACAGTTGGCGAATCTTTAA
- a CDS encoding M1 family metallopeptidase has translation MKKFFLATTLITIAGCSLIGLHFNIHNPRRAGKYPKKTEALQLFGNQDSKYRTCYDVKYYGLDVTFGGNLLKENNIETTVQMDFVATKDFDTIQTDLAPVMKLESIYFTSDTKAKEPVFFRKHQALMLIFHGEKGKKYSITMVAAGTPLEAKRPPWSGGFVRKQDDLKNPWWGVCDETEGASIWFPCKDVVNDEPDSVDMYYKVPEPLVAVGNGNLIGKKQLGGCCNLDEYHWHVSYPINLYDITFYIGKFKLLHDVYVSPVTHDSLQLNHYVLEQHYDKAKKQFEQLKDYLAFYEQTYGPYPWYRDGFKLVESPYEGMEHQTAIAYGNGFATDPTYKFDYIILHETAHEWWGNSVTAEDLADGWIHEGFATYTEALWVEHKFGHGAYVNYMLNYRIEIINRRPVVAPYNIRYFDYHDEDMYTKGAWALYTLRNTIGDSVFFDVLKTFYARYAYRNARTEDLEKIVNEKTGEDYHWFFQQYLHDRFTPELEYCVWEGNFFYRWGKTDSSFVLPVKVKFNDTEKTGYELRPTKYLQRLEIPLDATYPFFNDDQLLFKPVENKNLRTMMKWRT, from the coding sequence ATGAAAAAATTCTTTTTAGCGACAACTCTTATTACAATAGCCGGCTGTTCTCTCATCGGCCTTCACTTCAACATTCACAATCCGCGCCGCGCAGGAAAATATCCGAAAAAAACAGAAGCGCTTCAGCTTTTCGGGAACCAGGATTCAAAATACAGAACGTGTTATGATGTGAAGTATTACGGGCTCGATGTAACATTCGGCGGAAATCTGCTCAAGGAAAATAATATTGAAACCACCGTGCAGATGGATTTTGTTGCCACGAAAGATTTTGATACGATACAAACGGATCTTGCCCCGGTGATGAAACTCGAAAGCATTTATTTTACTTCCGATACCAAAGCGAAAGAGCCGGTATTTTTCCGCAAGCACCAGGCGCTGATGCTGATCTTTCATGGCGAAAAAGGGAAAAAATATTCCATCACCATGGTTGCTGCGGGAACCCCGCTCGAAGCAAAACGTCCCCCGTGGTCAGGAGGATTCGTTCGGAAACAGGATGATCTGAAAAATCCGTGGTGGGGCGTGTGTGATGAAACGGAAGGAGCCAGCATTTGGTTTCCCTGCAAAGATGTAGTGAATGATGAACCGGATAGTGTTGACATGTATTATAAAGTTCCGGAACCACTTGTTGCAGTTGGAAACGGAAATCTCATTGGCAAAAAACAACTTGGAGGTTGCTGTAATCTCGATGAATACCACTGGCATGTTTCCTACCCGATCAATCTTTACGATATAACGTTTTACATTGGTAAATTCAAATTACTTCATGATGTTTACGTTTCTCCCGTTACGCACGATTCATTGCAGTTAAATCACTATGTGCTCGAACAACATTACGACAAGGCGAAAAAACAATTTGAACAACTGAAAGATTATCTCGCGTTCTACGAACAAACGTATGGCCCTTACCCGTGGTACCGCGATGGATTTAAATTAGTGGAATCTCCGTATGAAGGAATGGAACACCAGACCGCCATCGCTTACGGAAATGGTTTCGCAACCGACCCCACTTACAAATTCGATTATATTATTCTTCATGAGACTGCGCACGAGTGGTGGGGAAATTCGGTGACGGCCGAAGATCTCGCCGACGGATGGATACACGAAGGATTTGCAACGTACACCGAAGCGTTGTGGGTAGAACATAAATTCGGTCATGGCGCTTATGTCAATTACATGCTGAATTACAGGATAGAAATTATCAATCGCAGGCCGGTGGTTGCTCCTTACAACATCCGTTATTTCGATTATCACGATGAGGACATGTACACGAAAGGCGCGTGGGCGCTGTACACATTGCGCAACACGATCGGTGACTCTGTTTTCTTTGATGTGCTGAAAACTTTTTACGCACGCTACGCTTACAGGAACGCGCGCACGGAAGACCTGGAAAAAATTGTGAATGAAAAAACGGGCGAAGACTATCACTGGTTCTTTCAGCAATACCTGCATGATCGTTTTACTCCGGAACTGGAATATTGTGTGTGGGAGGGGAATTTCTTTTATCGCTGGGGAAAAACGGATTCCTCTTTTGTATTACCGGTCAAAGTAAAATTCAACGATACTGAAAAGACCGGCTATGAATTGCGGCCGACAAAATATTTGCAGCGATTGGAAATTCCTTTAGATGCGACTTATCCGTTTTTCAACGATGATCAATTACTGTTCAAGCCCGTTGAAAATAAAAATTTACGGACCATGATGAAATGGAGAACCTGA
- a CDS encoding TonB-dependent receptor yields the protein MKFSVLQYTFAFLCIFLITNLNAETPGKATLSGKITDNADSSALIGAVIYFPDLKNGTQTDINGNYKIENLPVGSFTIEVSCTGYATITEKILLSENTVINFKMESTPTEMPGVVITGQSSSADPKKIPTPISVVTTLQLQQNISTNIIDAIAKQPGISQVGTGPGISKPVIRGLGYNRVVVVNDGIRQEGQQWGDEHGIEIDEYGANRVEILKGPASLAYGSDAMAGVVNIISAPTLSQGTVTGNIISNYQTNNGLVAGSANIAGNLNGLTWDARYTHKQAHDYVNKYDGGVFDSRFTENDFSGTIGLNRSWGYSNFILSSYHLSPGIVEGRRDSATGKFIKEVRVNSTTIADSLANTDDLHSYQMATPHQEIHHYKAIWNSSFIVGDGQIKTTFGFQQNQRQEFADVLHPENYGLYFLMNTINYDVRYIFPEKNNLQITSGVNGMQQDSKNKGVEFLVPEYSLFDIGTFVTARKSFEKLDISGGLRYDLREEHTANLYLDSNGIKTSSSDPDAIHKFSSSRNSFSGISGSAGISYELSKIFYTKFNISRGYRAPGINEVGANGVHEGSLRYERGNPELKAENSLQFDLAFGVDSKHVSGEIDLFDNNIQNFIYARKLSSVNGGDSITQGYSTFKFVSGNAQLMGGEATIDIHPHPFDWLHFENSFGFVIAQQKNATDSTKYLPFTPAPVYRMELRANIPKPGRSFQNVYVKFEVENYFAQNNIYSAYHTETATKGCTLLNAGCGGDIIRNGETVCSVFFSVNNITDVAYQNHLSRLKYSDMNYVTGRTGVYNMGRNFSLKLNIPLYFKKAKTN from the coding sequence ATGAAATTTTCAGTTCTCCAATACACTTTTGCCTTTCTCTGCATTTTTTTAATTACCAATTTAAACGCAGAAACTCCCGGCAAAGCAACACTCTCCGGTAAGATCACCGATAACGCTGACAGTTCTGCTCTCATCGGTGCTGTCATTTATTTTCCCGATCTCAAAAACGGAACGCAGACCGACATCAACGGAAATTATAAAATTGAAAACCTTCCTGTGGGAAGTTTTACAATAGAGGTCTCCTGCACCGGTTACGCAACGATCACAGAAAAAATTCTTCTCTCGGAAAATACCGTCATTAATTTTAAAATGGAATCAACACCAACCGAAATGCCGGGCGTGGTGATCACGGGTCAATCTTCCTCGGCAGATCCGAAAAAAATTCCTACACCCATCAGCGTAGTGACTACACTTCAACTGCAACAGAATATTTCTACAAACATCATTGACGCGATCGCGAAGCAACCGGGAATTTCTCAGGTGGGGACAGGCCCGGGAATTTCAAAACCGGTGATACGCGGACTCGGTTACAATAGAGTTGTTGTTGTGAACGACGGCATTCGCCAGGAAGGACAACAATGGGGCGATGAACACGGAATTGAAATTGATGAGTACGGCGCTAACCGTGTGGAAATTTTAAAAGGCCCCGCGAGCCTCGCTTATGGTTCGGATGCGATGGCCGGTGTGGTAAATATTATTTCTGCTCCCACACTTTCACAGGGAACGGTCACCGGAAATATCATCAGTAATTATCAAACGAATAACGGGCTCGTTGCAGGATCGGCGAACATTGCAGGAAATTTAAACGGTCTCACGTGGGACGCACGTTACACGCACAAGCAGGCGCACGACTACGTGAACAAATATGACGGAGGTGTTTTTGATTCGCGTTTCACCGAAAATGATTTCAGCGGAACGATCGGTTTGAATCGCAGCTGGGGATATTCAAATTTTATTCTTAGCTCTTATCATCTTTCTCCGGGAATAGTAGAAGGAAGGCGTGACAGTGCAACGGGAAAATTCATCAAAGAAGTCCGCGTGAATTCAACTACGATTGCAGACAGTCTTGCGAATACCGATGATCTTCATTCTTACCAAATGGCGACTCCGCACCAGGAGATTCATCATTACAAGGCGATCTGGAACAGCAGTTTCATTGTTGGCGACGGGCAGATCAAAACTACTTTCGGTTTCCAGCAGAATCAGCGGCAGGAATTTGCTGACGTTCTTCATCCTGAAAATTATGGTTTGTATTTCCTGATGAACACGATCAATTACGATGTGCGTTATATTTTCCCGGAAAAAAATAATCTGCAGATTACTTCGGGAGTGAATGGAATGCAGCAGGACTCGAAGAACAAAGGCGTTGAATTTCTTGTTCCGGAATATTCGCTCTTCGACATCGGCACATTTGTGACAGCAAGAAAATCATTTGAGAAACTCGACATCAGCGGCGGGCTGCGCTATGATCTGCGCGAAGAACACACTGCCAATCTTTATCTCGACAGCAATGGAATTAAAACTTCTTCCTCCGATCCGGATGCCATTCATAAATTTTCTTCTTCCAGGAATTCTTTCTCCGGAATTTCAGGAAGCGCAGGAATTTCATACGAGCTCTCAAAAATATTTTACACCAAGTTCAACATTTCGCGCGGGTATCGCGCACCCGGAATAAATGAAGTAGGTGCAAACGGTGTGCATGAAGGAAGTTTACGTTACGAGCGGGGCAACCCGGAATTGAAAGCGGAAAACAGTTTACAGTTTGATCTTGCTTTCGGTGTTGATTCAAAACATGTTTCCGGCGAGATCGATCTGTTCGATAATAATATTCAGAATTTCATTTACGCAAGAAAACTCAGCAGTGTGAATGGCGGCGATTCTATAACGCAGGGATATTCAACTTTTAAATTTGTTTCGGGCAATGCACAACTGATGGGAGGAGAAGCGACGATCGATATTCATCCTCACCCGTTCGACTGGCTGCATTTCGAAAATTCCTTTGGATTTGTAATTGCACAGCAGAAAAATGCGACCGATTCCACGAAGTACCTTCCCTTTACTCCTGCTCCTGTATATCGCATGGAATTGAGAGCGAATATTCCGAAACCCGGAAGATCATTCCAGAATGTGTATGTGAAATTTGAAGTGGAAAATTATTTTGCGCAGAATAATATTTATTCGGCTTATCACACCGAAACGGCGACCAAAGGATGCACCTTGCTGAATGCCGGATGCGGTGGCGACATCATCCGCAATGGAGAAACAGTGTGTTCCGTATTTTTCTCGGTGAATAATATTACGGACGTTGCTTACCAGAATCACCTCAGCCGCCTGAAATATTCCGACATGAATTATGTGACAGGAAGAACCGGCGTTTACAACATGGGAAGGAATTTTTCACTGAAATTGAATATTCCGTTGTATTTCAAAAAAGCAAAAACAAACTGA
- a CDS encoding cytochrome c yields MFNKKFFACISVFALIAILPFACITHKKATLDCTTIESTFSKDIQPILQENCYKCHGKGSIKGDFTTYEGIKIKVDNGELENEVLRKQEMPPTGPLPEEERKKIRCWLNNGAMNN; encoded by the coding sequence ATGTTCAACAAAAAATTCTTCGCCTGTATTTCGGTATTTGCGCTGATCGCAATTCTTCCTTTCGCGTGCATCACGCATAAAAAAGCAACACTGGATTGCACCACCATTGAATCTACTTTTTCAAAAGACATTCAGCCCATTCTCCAGGAGAATTGTTACAAATGCCACGGCAAAGGTTCGATAAAAGGAGATTTCACAACTTATGAAGGAATTAAAATAAAAGTGGATAACGGTGAATTGGAAAACGAAGTGCTGCGGAAACAGGAAATGCCGCCCACAGGCCCGCTCCCGGAAGAAGAAAGAAAAAAAATCCGCTGCTGGCTGAATAATGGTGCGATGAATAATTAA
- a CDS encoding YncE family protein, giving the protein MRKSILFICILFIAGLIIYSGCRKDLPVIDVRDSKYPEKIGTIILTKCAVSGCHNTQSKDASAGLDLSTWDKLFEGSRSGAVCIPYSHDFSTLFLFTNTYDDLGGKSTPTMPLNADPLTHDEEVELRNWIDAGAPDANGFVKWSDNSHRKKYYVTQQGCDKVCSIDPESGLQMRYIDVGADAAVESPHLIKLSPDSQYWYCSFIAGRYLEKHRTSDDALVGRILLGPTDSAAVGSWNTFAMTSDGHYAYVVDWSTNGRIARVDLQNMIWLQTYQGSGLFTQPHGSFVSPDNNTLYVTTTSGNFIYKVDVSLPQLPSVNQVIIDGSPFPINTSSEDGHDITFSPDGTKYYITCQKSNKVRVMDAATDQLIATIPVGVYPQEFAISTSTPYLYVTCQEDTATYPGMRGSVYVLNYQTNTFVASVYSGWQPHGIVVDDDQQRVIVANRNIFPGGPAPHHTTSCGGRNGYITEIDMSSNTLISGSKRELIADPYTCAYRRR; this is encoded by the coding sequence ATGCGAAAAAGTATTCTTTTCATCTGCATTCTATTTATTGCAGGATTGATTATTTACAGCGGTTGCAGAAAAGATCTTCCCGTGATAGATGTGCGTGACAGCAAGTACCCTGAAAAAATCGGCACGATCATTCTCACCAAATGCGCAGTGAGCGGATGTCACAACACGCAAAGCAAAGATGCATCTGCAGGACTTGACCTGAGTACATGGGATAAACTTTTCGAGGGATCGCGCAGCGGCGCAGTTTGCATTCCGTATTCGCACGATTTCAGCACGCTTTTTCTTTTCACGAATACTTATGATGATCTCGGCGGAAAATCTACTCCTACTATGCCGCTCAATGCCGATCCGCTTACGCATGATGAAGAAGTGGAATTGAGAAACTGGATAGATGCAGGAGCGCCCGATGCAAATGGATTCGTGAAGTGGTCCGACAATTCTCATCGCAAAAAATATTATGTCACACAGCAAGGTTGTGATAAAGTCTGCTCCATCGATCCTGAAAGCGGGTTGCAAATGCGTTACATAGATGTGGGGGCTGATGCTGCTGTAGAATCTCCTCATCTTATCAAACTTTCTCCCGACAGCCAGTATTGGTATTGTTCATTTATTGCAGGACGTTATCTCGAAAAACACCGCACGAGCGATGATGCACTCGTCGGAAGAATTCTGCTCGGCCCCACTGACAGCGCCGCTGTAGGATCGTGGAATACTTTCGCAATGACATCCGACGGACATTACGCTTACGTTGTGGACTGGAGTACGAACGGAAGAATTGCGCGCGTTGATCTGCAGAATATGATCTGGCTGCAAACTTACCAGGGTTCCGGTTTATTCACTCAACCTCACGGATCATTCGTAAGTCCTGATAACAACACGTTGTACGTTACTACAACCTCAGGAAATTTTATTTACAAAGTTGATGTGAGTTTGCCTCAACTGCCCAGTGTGAATCAGGTGATCATCGACGGAAGTCCGTTCCCTATCAATACTTCTTCTGAAGACGGACACGACATTACATTTTCTCCCGACGGAACAAAATATTATATCACTTGCCAGAAATCAAATAAAGTACGCGTGATGGATGCTGCGACGGATCAACTCATCGCAACAATTCCTGTTGGAGTTTATCCGCAGGAATTCGCAATTTCTACCAGCACTCCGTATTTGTATGTAACGTGCCAGGAAGATACCGCAACGTATCCCGGAATGCGCGGATCGGTTTACGTTCTGAATTACCAGACGAATACTTTTGTCGCGAGCGTTTATTCGGGATGGCAACCGCACGGAATTGTAGTGGATGATGACCAGCAAAGAGTAATTGTCGCAAACAGGAATATTTTTCCCGGCGGACCTGCACCTCATCACACCACAAGTTGCGGTGGAAGAAACGGATACATCACGGAGATCGATATGAGTTCGAACACACTGATCAGCGGAAGTAAACGCGAACTCATCGCCGATCCTTACACGTGCGCGTACCGGAGACGCTGA
- a CDS encoding DUF393 domain-containing protein produces MPEKYSIVLFDGVCNYCNTKVNFIIRHDNKDHFRFTPLQSALAKKILTDHGLDPEQMNSFVLYENDKCFFKTTAILRMAKHLGGLYPLLYALIIIPAPIRDIYYNIIAKNRYKWWGKKESCMVPTPEVRKKFL; encoded by the coding sequence ATGCCTGAAAAATATTCCATCGTTCTCTTCGATGGCGTGTGCAACTATTGCAACACGAAAGTAAATTTCATCATCCGTCACGATAATAAAGATCATTTCCGCTTCACTCCTCTTCAATCCGCTCTTGCAAAAAAAATTCTTACTGATCATGGATTGGATCCGGAACAGATGAACAGTTTTGTTTTGTATGAGAATGATAAATGTTTTTTTAAAACGACGGCGATACTCAGAATGGCAAAACACCTCGGGGGATTGTATCCGTTGCTGTATGCGCTGATCATTATTCCTGCGCCAATCCGCGATATTTATTACAACATCATTGCGAAGAACCGTTACAAATGGTGGGGAAAAAAAGAAAGTTGTATGGTGCCGACACCGGAAGTGCGGAAAAAATTTCTGTGA
- a CDS encoding T9SS type A sorting domain-containing protein has protein sequence MKNIFTLTALLATTFSFSQNVNHAQMEKEKIFFEKTGLTLNDLREMAAHPEKKNEILKNRNENERNGNPNTQLSNEVIVSGSTDIESEIHAAMNPLDSTKIVCSPNTQNGSGLSNPIYYTGDFAQTWNPATFNNDPDISGGFTLGGGDPMFAFDNNGIAYYSWIRIFFAGSRVYAAIYWASSSDNGATWQRAANDRVAIDSSTSIITLPDKIFDKQWMIADRTSSSPYYNDLYCAMYQPQTSTGTTNIVVYKKPAAASAFNTTWGVVSDNTFMTVQFSDIVVDNSGNVHVTFFGSQDNVNYAIWHSVSTDGGATFSTPNKIADTHVPRFSADQPNANFVGIDPQRFYPCPHVAIDNSSGPNANNLYATWTANGALTANTTGLDIFFSRSTDGGMTWSTPVIVNNDTDPAADNFYSAITINTDGIIFLTWYDRRLDPVNNKTTHYYFAYSVDGGQTLLGNQQITNVATDFSTIGSQNSNFGIGEYTQVVAARGYAIPVWTDGRTNDGDLNIYCATIPWATYSGVHESVAVNHQHIIAAYPNPVSDDFFVTLHFDKEENVLMTITDVAGRMIEQNSWTSHAGTEKTSFDLTPLSAGEYFFTLQTSGTKETVRVTVK, from the coding sequence ATGAAAAATATTTTTACACTCACTGCTCTTCTTGCCACCACATTTTCTTTTTCGCAGAATGTGAATCACGCGCAAATGGAAAAAGAAAAGATCTTCTTCGAAAAAACCGGGCTCACCCTGAATGATCTTCGTGAAATGGCAGCACATCCTGAAAAGAAAAATGAGATCCTGAAAAACAGGAATGAAAATGAACGCAACGGAAATCCGAATACTCAACTCAGTAATGAAGTGATCGTAAGCGGAAGCACCGATATTGAATCTGAAATTCATGCGGCAATGAATCCGCTCGACTCCACGAAAATTGTTTGTTCGCCGAATACGCAGAACGGAAGTGGGCTCAGCAATCCAATTTATTATACTGGTGATTTTGCACAAACGTGGAATCCTGCAACGTTCAATAACGATCCGGATATTTCCGGCGGGTTCACACTCGGCGGCGGAGATCCGATGTTTGCTTTTGACAATAACGGCATCGCTTATTACTCGTGGATCAGAATTTTTTTCGCCGGATCAAGAGTTTACGCTGCTATTTACTGGGCTTCTTCGAGCGACAATGGTGCAACATGGCAACGCGCTGCGAACGATCGTGTGGCCATCGACTCTTCCACTTCCATCATCACATTGCCCGACAAAATTTTTGACAAGCAATGGATGATCGCAGATCGAACTTCTTCTTCTCCATATTACAATGATCTGTATTGCGCCATGTACCAGCCGCAGACTTCAACCGGCACCACCAACATTGTCGTTTATAAAAAACCTGCTGCGGCAAGTGCATTCAACACAACATGGGGAGTAGTTTCCGATAATACATTCATGACGGTTCAGTTTTCTGACATCGTGGTGGACAACAGCGGAAATGTGCACGTTACTTTTTTTGGATCGCAGGACAATGTGAATTACGCAATATGGCATAGCGTTTCTACGGATGGCGGAGCAACTTTTTCTACGCCGAATAAAATTGCAGATACGCATGTACCGCGTTTCAGCGCCGATCAGCCGAACGCAAATTTTGTAGGAATAGATCCGCAGCGTTTTTATCCTTGTCCGCATGTTGCCATCGATAATTCATCGGGGCCGAATGCAAATAATCTTTATGCAACATGGACAGCGAACGGTGCTTTGACTGCGAATACAACCGGGCTCGATATTTTCTTTTCACGTTCTACCGATGGAGGAATGACCTGGTCAACACCGGTGATCGTGAATAATGATACGGATCCGGCTGCTGATAATTTTTATTCTGCGATCACGATCAATACAGACGGAATTATTTTTCTCACCTGGTACGATCGTCGTCTTGATCCGGTGAATAATAAAACAACACATTATTATTTTGCGTATTCCGTTGACGGCGGACAAACGCTATTGGGAAACCAGCAGATCACGAATGTGGCAACTGATTTTTCCACGATCGGTTCGCAGAATTCGAATTTCGGAATCGGCGAGTACACGCAGGTGGTGGCGGCGCGCGGGTACGCGATACCCGTATGGACAGACGGGCGCACGAATGACGGTGACCTGAATATTTATTGCGCCACTATTCCCTGGGCAACTTATAGCGGAGTTCATGAATCAGTTGCGGTGAATCACCAGCACATCATTGCGGCTTATCCCAATCCTGTTTCGGACGATTTTTTTGTGACGCTGCATTTCGACAAAGAAGAAAATGTGCTGATGACGATCACGGATGTTGCGGGAAGAATGATAGAACAGAATTCGTGGACGTCGCACGCCGGAACGGAAAAAACAAGTTTCGATCTCACTCCTCTCAGCGCCGGTGAATATTTTTTCACTCTGCAAACTTCCGGAACGAAAGAAACTGTTCGTGTCACAGTAAAATAA